In one Nicotiana sylvestris chromosome 8, ASM39365v2, whole genome shotgun sequence genomic region, the following are encoded:
- the LOC138875063 gene encoding uncharacterized protein, with translation MVGQVLESHTITFHEDELPPEGLGHKKALHITVQCEDYFITRILIDGGSSLNICSLVTFKKLGKGLHDIKDGAINVKAFDGSQRSNIGEIILCLQMGPTWFEVDFQVIDVPPSYYLLLGRPWIHATGAVASTLHQAVKFEWNH, from the coding sequence atggtaggacaagtgctggaaagccatacgatcacctttcatgaggacgagctgccacctgaagggttagGGCACAagaaggcactgcacatcaccgtgcaatgcgaagattatttcatcactagaatcctgatcgatggaggttccagtcttaataTTTGTTCGCTGGTAACattcaagaagttgggtaaagggcttcATGATATAAAAgacggagcaatcaatgtgaaagccttcgatggttctcagagatccaacattggtgagattattttatgcttgcagatgggaccaacctggttcgaggtcgatttccaggtgatagatgtaccaCCGTCTtactacttgctgctgggacggccatggattcatgctactggggccgtagcatcaacactgcatcaggcagtaaagtttgaatggaatcactag